One part of the Lysobacterales bacterium genome encodes these proteins:
- a CDS encoding response regulator transcription factor — MRLLLIEDDTLLGEGLQEALRRAGYTVDWLQDGQHALDALRDGGFDIAVLDLGLPRLDGQRVIRQARAAGATLPVLVLTARDAVAHRVEALDGGADDFLAKPFDPAELLARLRALLRRREAAPRMQLAFAGIELDPVRFEARLAGQLLDLPRREFALLHSLVEANGRVVSRELLQQRLYGWDEDVSSNTLEVLIHHLRRKLGAERIGTVRGIGYRLLAPA, encoded by the coding sequence ATGCGCCTCTTGCTGATCGAAGACGACACCCTGCTCGGCGAGGGCCTGCAGGAAGCGCTGCGGCGCGCCGGCTATACCGTTGACTGGCTGCAGGACGGCCAGCACGCGCTGGACGCCCTGCGCGACGGCGGCTTCGATATCGCGGTGCTGGATCTCGGCCTGCCGCGGCTCGACGGCCAGCGGGTGATCCGCCAGGCGCGCGCCGCCGGTGCCACGCTGCCGGTGCTGGTGCTGACCGCGCGCGATGCGGTGGCCCATCGCGTCGAAGCCCTCGACGGCGGCGCCGATGACTTTCTTGCCAAGCCCTTCGACCCGGCCGAACTGCTGGCGCGCCTGCGCGCGCTGCTGCGCCGGCGCGAGGCCGCACCGCGCATGCAGCTGGCCTTCGCCGGCATCGAGCTGGATCCGGTGCGCTTCGAGGCGCGGCTGGCGGGCCAGCTGCTCGATCTGCCGCGGCGCGAGTTCGCGCTGCTGCACTCGCTGGTCGAAGCCAACGGCCGGGTGGTCTCGCGCGAGCTGCTGCAGCAGCGCCTGTACGGCTGGGACGAGGACGTCAGCAGCAACACCCTGGAGGTGCTGATCCACCACCTGCGGCGCAAGCTCGGCGCCGAGCGCATCGGCACCGTGCGCGGCATCGGCTACCGCCTGCTGGCGCCGGCATGA
- a CDS encoding cation-transporting P-type ATPase: MQSPHDLLDRLSTLPGGEGGLTARDVEALRARYGDNRIVEPPRHRFWHALRDAASDPMLWFLLVVSALFFATGETLEASVLLLAMLPLLGMDAFLHRRTQLSTSALASRLASEAMALRDGTWQRILASALVPGDRVRVASGEAIPADGLWRAAEALQVDESSLSGESVPVRKQITEDAKLTSEHWGFAGTRVLAGRGELQVLGTGGDSRYGELVRLAVTTTQPRTPLQQAVTRLVMTLVWIALVLCILLAAVRLWQGQGWLDALLSGLTLAIAALPEEFPVVLSLFLGVGVFRLARRNALVRRAVAVEDIGRVSVLCTDKTGTLTEGRLRLRELRPVAALSIEELAQRAAQSVAADSTDPLDVCLREAAPSAPVPAVQQRFPFTEDRRRETVLLIEGETRIARMKGAPETVLRACALAPPELEHWQAEAQSLATRGLKVLALAERLIDNAAELTIEPDQGYRLLGLLGFGDSLRASVPAALARCRAQGLRVVMLTGDHPATAAAIAVEAGLCAGAPRVVSLDDEVSPEALAQADVVARAQPKQKLALVQALQATGVAVAVTGDGVNDVPALKAADVGIAMGERGTQAAREAAAIVLLDDDFATLAGAIAEGRALYRNLRASFAYLLLVHLPFVLSAALVPAFGGPLLFLPIHIVWLELIIHPSAMLGFQREAGGVDGDAPTRAGQLFDARAWRRLLLGGSLGCAAVLLAQALPTWFDGADSDALPRTLALAALVAFSATVLIGLGRSRSARLIAALALTSLALTLWPAASGVLGTAVPQLTPLLTALALGAAAAVGALALNPLARARVV; this comes from the coding sequence ATGCAAAGCCCGCACGACCTGCTCGATCGACTGTCCACCCTGCCAGGCGGCGAAGGCGGTCTCACGGCGAGAGACGTCGAAGCCCTGCGCGCCCGCTACGGCGACAACCGCATCGTCGAACCCCCACGGCATCGCTTCTGGCATGCGCTGCGCGACGCTGCGTCCGATCCGATGCTGTGGTTCCTGCTGGTGGTGAGCGCGCTGTTCTTCGCCACCGGCGAGACGCTTGAAGCCAGCGTACTGCTGCTGGCGATGCTGCCCCTGCTCGGCATGGACGCCTTCCTGCACCGGCGCACGCAGCTGTCGACCTCAGCCTTGGCCAGCCGTCTGGCCAGCGAAGCGATGGCGCTGCGCGATGGCACATGGCAGCGAATCCTGGCCTCCGCCCTGGTGCCGGGCGATCGCGTGCGCGTGGCCAGCGGCGAGGCGATCCCGGCCGACGGCCTGTGGCGCGCGGCCGAGGCGCTGCAGGTTGACGAATCCAGCCTGAGCGGCGAGTCGGTGCCGGTGCGGAAGCAGATCACCGAGGACGCGAAGCTCACCTCCGAACACTGGGGCTTCGCCGGCACCCGCGTGCTGGCCGGCCGCGGCGAGCTGCAGGTGCTCGGCACCGGCGGCGACAGCCGCTACGGCGAGCTGGTCCGGCTGGCGGTGACCACCACGCAGCCGCGCACCCCTCTGCAGCAGGCGGTGACGCGGCTGGTGATGACCCTGGTGTGGATCGCGCTGGTTCTGTGCATTCTGCTGGCCGCGGTGCGGCTGTGGCAGGGCCAGGGCTGGCTGGACGCGCTGCTCAGCGGGCTGACGCTGGCGATTGCCGCCTTGCCCGAGGAGTTTCCGGTGGTGCTGAGCCTGTTCCTCGGCGTCGGCGTGTTCCGGCTGGCGCGACGCAATGCGCTGGTGCGGCGTGCGGTGGCGGTCGAGGACATCGGCCGGGTCAGCGTGCTTTGCACCGACAAGACCGGCACGCTTACCGAAGGCCGACTGCGCCTGCGCGAGCTGCGGCCTGTGGCCGCGCTTTCGATCGAGGAACTCGCCCAGCGCGCCGCGCAGTCGGTGGCCGCCGACAGTACCGACCCGCTGGATGTCTGCCTGCGCGAGGCCGCGCCTTCGGCACCCGTGCCAGCAGTGCAACAGCGCTTTCCGTTCACCGAGGACCGCCGTCGCGAAACCGTGCTGCTCATTGAGGGTGAGACGCGGATCGCCCGCATGAAAGGCGCACCGGAAACCGTGCTGCGGGCCTGCGCTCTGGCGCCGCCCGAGCTCGAGCACTGGCAGGCCGAGGCGCAGTCGCTGGCGACGCGCGGGCTGAAGGTGCTGGCGCTGGCCGAGCGCCTGATCGACAACGCGGCCGAGCTCACGATCGAACCCGATCAGGGCTATCGCCTGCTCGGCCTGCTCGGCTTCGGCGACTCCCTGCGCGCCAGCGTGCCGGCGGCGCTGGCGCGCTGCCGCGCGCAGGGTCTGCGGGTGGTGATGCTCACCGGCGACCACCCGGCCACCGCCGCGGCGATCGCCGTCGAAGCGGGGCTGTGCGCGGGCGCGCCGCGGGTGGTGAGCCTCGACGACGAGGTCAGCCCGGAAGCGCTGGCGCAGGCCGATGTGGTTGCGCGCGCGCAGCCGAAGCAGAAGCTGGCCCTGGTGCAGGCCCTGCAGGCGACGGGCGTGGCGGTGGCGGTCACCGGCGACGGCGTCAACGACGTGCCCGCGCTGAAGGCCGCCGATGTCGGCATCGCCATGGGCGAACGCGGCACCCAGGCGGCGCGCGAGGCGGCCGCGATTGTTCTTCTGGACGACGACTTCGCCACGCTTGCCGGCGCCATCGCCGAAGGCCGCGCGCTGTACCGCAACCTGCGTGCGAGCTTCGCGTACCTGCTGCTGGTGCACCTGCCCTTCGTCCTCAGCGCCGCGCTGGTGCCGGCGTTCGGCGGGCCGCTGCTGTTCCTGCCGATCCACATCGTCTGGCTGGAACTGATCATCCATCCGAGCGCGATGCTGGGCTTCCAGCGCGAGGCGGGCGGCGTCGACGGCGATGCGCCGACGCGTGCCGGCCAGCTGTTCGATGCGCGCGCCTGGCGGCGTCTGCTGCTCGGCGGCAGCCTGGGCTGCGCCGCAGTGCTGCTGGCCCAGGCGCTGCCGACGTGGTTCGACGGCGCGGACTCCGACGCGCTGCCTCGCACGCTCGCGCTGGCGGCGCTGGTGGCCTTCAGCGCGACCGTGCTGATCGGCCTCGGTCGAAGCCGCAGCGCCCGCCTCATCGCCGCGCTCGCGCTGACCAGCCTCGCGCTGACCCTGTGGCCCGCGGCCTCGGGCGTGCTCGGCACCGCGGTGCCGCAGCTCACACCCCTGCTGACCGCGCTCGCGCTGGGCGCCGCGGCGGCGGTCGGCGCGCTGGCGCTGAATCCGCTGGCGCGGGCGAGGGTTGTGTGA
- a CDS encoding SDR family oxidoreductase, with product MDLRGKTVVLTGATGGIGSALALELCAEGAHVIAIGRRPAALETLRQRAAGRPGRLQPLVANINCERDRARVVEVARAPDALIHAAALGSFGLFADSEASEREALFQTNVLAPMALTQALLPALLKRPEARVLAVGSTFGSLAHPGFAAYSASKFALRGFIEALGREHADSSLVAQWIAPRATDTAFNPPNVVALNKALKTHVDAVDEVASQIVQALRAGTRRRQLGWPEKLFAWLNGAFPALVDRGLRAALPVVRAHAVGQREALAFPRPPIAASEQAQLAAVLDGRERPPSPGPDATVKPRTAASLRMP from the coding sequence ATGGACCTGCGCGGCAAGACCGTCGTTCTGACCGGCGCCACCGGCGGCATCGGCAGCGCACTGGCGCTGGAGCTGTGCGCCGAAGGCGCCCACGTCATCGCCATCGGCCGGCGGCCGGCCGCGCTGGAGACCCTGCGCCAGCGCGCGGCCGGACGTCCCGGTCGGCTGCAGCCGCTGGTCGCCAACATCAACTGCGAACGCGACCGCGCGCGCGTCGTCGAGGTGGCGCGCGCGCCCGATGCACTGATTCACGCCGCCGCGCTGGGCAGCTTCGGCCTGTTCGCCGACAGCGAGGCCAGCGAGCGCGAGGCCCTGTTCCAGACCAATGTGCTGGCACCGATGGCCTTGACCCAGGCCCTGCTGCCGGCCCTGCTGAAGCGCCCCGAGGCGCGCGTGCTGGCGGTGGGCTCGACCTTCGGCAGCCTCGCGCATCCGGGCTTCGCTGCCTACAGCGCCTCGAAGTTCGCTCTGCGCGGCTTCATCGAGGCGCTGGGACGCGAGCACGCGGACTCAAGCCTCGTCGCGCAGTGGATCGCCCCGCGCGCCACCGACACCGCCTTCAACCCGCCGAACGTCGTGGCCCTGAACAAGGCGCTCAAGACCCACGTCGACGCCGTCGACGAGGTCGCGTCGCAGATCGTGCAGGCCCTGCGCGCTGGCACCCGCCGACGCCAGCTGGGCTGGCCGGAGAAGCTCTTCGCCTGGCTCAACGGCGCGTTTCCCGCGCTGGTCGATCGCGGCCTGCGCGCGGCGCTGCCGGTGGTGAGGGCGCACGCAGTGGGGCAGCGCGAAGCCCTGGCTTTCCCAAGGCCGCCGATCGCGGCGTCCGAACAGGCGCAGTTGGCCGCCGTTTTGGACGGGCGCGAACGGCCTCCAAGCCCTGGCCCTGACGCCACGGTGAAGCCGCGAACGGCGGCCTCGCTACGCATGCCGTGA
- a CDS encoding cytochrome b, translating to MSQARYPRPLIALHWLTLLLIAVVYACMEFRGYFPRGSEPRELMKAIHFSGGLTVLLFVIARIALRLRGPIPPVSPPLPALQKLAASAGHLALYGFMLGMPIVGWLILSAEGTAISLWGIPLPALVGENSDLAHTLEEFHEIGATVGYALIGLHALAGLYHHYLRRDDTLRRMLPGPRA from the coding sequence ATGAGCCAAGCCCGCTATCCCCGCCCGCTGATCGCGCTGCACTGGTTGACCCTGCTGCTGATCGCGGTGGTCTACGCCTGCATGGAATTCCGCGGCTACTTCCCGCGCGGCAGCGAGCCGCGCGAGCTGATGAAGGCGATCCATTTCTCCGGCGGCCTGACCGTGCTGCTGTTCGTGATCGCGCGCATCGCACTGCGTCTGCGCGGCCCGATCCCGCCGGTCAGCCCACCGCTGCCGGCCCTGCAGAAGCTGGCCGCGAGCGCCGGTCACCTGGCCCTGTACGGGTTCATGCTCGGCATGCCCATCGTCGGCTGGCTGATCCTCTCGGCCGAGGGTACCGCGATCAGCCTGTGGGGCATTCCGCTGCCGGCCCTGGTCGGCGAGAACAGCGATCTTGCCCACACGCTGGAAGAGTTCCACGAAATCGGCGCCACGGTCGGCTACGCGCTGATCGGGCTGCATGCGCTGGCCGGGCTGTACCACCACTACCTGCGTCGCGATGACACCCTGCGGCGCATGTTGCCGGGCCCGCGCGCGTGA
- a CDS encoding thermostable hemolysin — protein MDTSRHGPRAFRHADCIDRAHPQRAEVEAFIQRIYAARFDARPPALMPHLLAFRDADGSLIAAVGLRCAIEGPLFVERYLGAPVERVLAERLGTAPTRAEVVEIGNFAAASAGAARSLILALIPLLRGAGLRWTLFAATRQLRNAFARLGLDPRFLCRAQAAALGAEGEAWGRYYETDPEVLFGDLDGAHVDAPERAANVAAREAALSSRDALGCGAPA, from the coding sequence ATGGACACCTCCCGCCACGGGCCTCGCGCCTTCCGCCACGCCGACTGCATCGACCGCGCGCATCCGCAGCGCGCCGAAGTCGAGGCCTTCATCCAGCGCATCTACGCCGCCCGCTTCGATGCGCGGCCGCCGGCCTTGATGCCGCATCTGCTGGCTTTCCGCGATGCCGACGGCAGTCTCATCGCCGCGGTCGGCCTGCGCTGCGCCATCGAAGGCCCGCTGTTCGTCGAGCGCTACCTGGGCGCGCCGGTCGAGCGCGTGCTGGCCGAGCGGCTCGGCACCGCGCCGACGCGCGCCGAGGTGGTCGAGATCGGCAACTTCGCCGCAGCCTCGGCGGGCGCGGCGCGGTCGCTGATCCTCGCGCTGATCCCGCTGCTGCGCGGTGCTGGTCTGCGCTGGACCCTGTTCGCCGCCACCCGTCAGCTGCGCAACGCCTTCGCCCGCCTCGGCCTCGACCCGCGCTTCCTGTGCCGGGCGCAGGCCGCAGCGCTGGGCGCCGAAGGTGAGGCCTGGGGCCGCTACTACGAGACCGACCCCGAGGTGCTGTTTGGCGACCTCGACGGCGCACACGTCGACGCGCCGGAGCGCGCGGCGAACGTGGCTGCGCGCGAAGCCGCGCTGTCCAGCCGTGACGCACTCGGCTGCGGAGCGCCGGCATGA
- a CDS encoding VIT family protein has protein sequence MRRWHVERHGVQRGGWLRAAVLGANDGLISTASLVLGVAASGGEISAVLIAGTAGLIAGALSMAAGEYISVSTQADIERADLARERRELVETPDAELEELVALQQARGLPPALAREVAIALTAHDALSAHARDELGITDQQRARPVQAALASAAAFAAGAGLPLLMVLLASPAAMAIVVLVGSLVLLCVLGTLAAWAGGAPLLRGALRVLFWGGLAMACTWAAGALFGAVG, from the coding sequence ATGCGCCGCTGGCACGTCGAGCGCCATGGCGTGCAGCGCGGCGGCTGGCTGCGCGCCGCCGTGCTCGGCGCCAATGACGGGCTGATCTCGACCGCCAGTCTGGTGCTGGGCGTGGCCGCGTCCGGCGGTGAGATTTCGGCGGTGCTGATTGCTGGCACCGCGGGCCTGATCGCCGGCGCGCTGTCGATGGCGGCCGGCGAGTACATCTCGGTCAGCACCCAGGCCGACATCGAGCGCGCCGACCTCGCCCGCGAACGGCGCGAGCTCGTCGAGACGCCGGATGCGGAGCTGGAGGAACTTGTGGCCCTGCAGCAGGCGCGCGGGCTGCCGCCTGCGCTGGCCCGCGAAGTCGCCATCGCCCTGACCGCGCATGACGCCCTCAGTGCGCATGCGCGCGACGAGCTGGGCATCACCGATCAGCAGCGCGCACGGCCGGTGCAGGCGGCGCTGGCCTCAGCCGCCGCGTTCGCCGCCGGGGCCGGGCTGCCGCTGCTCATGGTGCTGCTGGCGTCGCCGGCGGCCATGGCGATCGTGGTGCTGGTGGGCAGCCTCGTCCTGCTCTGCGTGCTGGGGACACTCGCCGCCTGGGCCGGTGGAGCACCGCTCCTGCGCGGCGCGCTGCGCGTGCTGTTCTGGGGCGGGCTGGCGATGGCCTGCACTTGGGCCGCGGGTGCGCTGTTCGGGGCGGTGGGTTGA
- a CDS encoding AMP-binding protein: MSGAQIHNALYARLLAATRRQPQALALKDGHWALRFGELADVLTGLLYALRIEGPVLASRLDNGVPALLVELAAQAADVAALALPPYFTAAQCQHALDQSGARMLLLPQGAPAPDARWRCEASAPWPGLSLWRRAAPAPAIALPPGTACITYTSGSTGAPKGVCLSAEHLATVAASLGDAFDVLAPRHHLCALPLSTLLETVGAYAALFVGARVELRGLAELGYTGAAGLDPLRLRAVLAELQPHSLILVPQLLDGLLLAIDAAGPLPQPPRLIAVGGARVAPRLLQRAAAAELTVFEGYGLSEAGSVVCLNRPGEVAPGSVGRPLPHLQLSVAANGELCVDGPRFLGYLGEPAPPPGPLHTGDLGAIDEAGRVHIEGRLREMFITSYGRNVAPAWIEGELLAEPAIAQAVVSGEAEPWNLALIWPRDPALSEAELARVIQRVNAGLPDYARIGGVLRLPAPLSIAAGLLTANGRPRREAVLAHYAEAIAARRALGPDAALIAATASTHSTSRPQEIPA; this comes from the coding sequence ATGAGTGGCGCGCAGATCCACAACGCGCTCTACGCTCGCCTGCTCGCGGCGACGCGTCGGCAGCCGCAGGCGCTGGCGCTGAAGGACGGCCACTGGGCCCTGCGCTTCGGTGAGCTCGCCGATGTGCTGACCGGCCTGCTGTATGCCCTGCGCATCGAGGGCCCGGTGCTGGCCAGCCGGCTCGACAACGGCGTGCCGGCCCTGCTGGTCGAGCTCGCCGCGCAGGCGGCCGATGTCGCCGCACTCGCGTTGCCGCCGTACTTCACTGCCGCACAGTGCCAGCATGCGCTGGACCAGAGCGGTGCGCGGATGCTGCTGCTGCCGCAGGGCGCCCCGGCACCCGACGCCCGCTGGCGCTGCGAGGCCTCCGCGCCCTGGCCGGGGCTGTCGCTCTGGCGTCGCGCGGCGCCGGCGCCGGCCATCGCCCTGCCGCCGGGCACGGCGTGCATCACCTACACCAGCGGCAGCACCGGCGCGCCCAAGGGCGTGTGTCTGTCCGCAGAACATCTGGCCACGGTCGCCGCTTCGCTGGGGGATGCCTTCGACGTGCTGGCGCCGCGCCATCACCTCTGCGCGCTGCCGCTGTCGACCCTGCTGGAAACGGTCGGCGCCTACGCGGCCCTGTTCGTCGGCGCGCGCGTCGAGCTGCGCGGGCTGGCCGAGCTGGGCTACACCGGTGCGGCCGGGCTTGATCCGCTGCGTCTGCGCGCCGTGCTGGCCGAGCTGCAGCCGCACAGCCTGATCCTGGTGCCGCAGCTGCTGGATGGGCTGCTGCTGGCGATCGACGCGGCGGGCCCGCTGCCGCAGCCGCCGCGACTCATCGCCGTCGGCGGCGCCCGCGTCGCGCCGCGACTGCTGCAGCGCGCCGCCGCAGCCGAGCTGACGGTGTTCGAGGGCTATGGCCTGAGCGAAGCGGGTTCGGTGGTGTGTCTGAACCGCCCGGGCGAAGTCGCGCCCGGCAGCGTCGGCCGACCGCTGCCGCACCTGCAGCTGAGCGTCGCTGCCAACGGCGAGCTGTGCGTGGACGGTCCGCGCTTCCTCGGCTACCTCGGTGAGCCGGCACCGCCGCCGGGCCCGCTGCACACCGGCGATCTCGGTGCCATCGATGAGGCCGGCCGCGTGCACATCGAAGGCCGCCTGCGCGAAATGTTCATCACCAGCTACGGCCGCAACGTCGCGCCGGCCTGGATCGAGGGCGAGCTGCTGGCCGAGCCGGCGATCGCCCAGGCCGTGGTGAGCGGCGAGGCCGAGCCCTGGAACCTCGCCCTGATCTGGCCGCGCGATCCGGCGCTCAGCGAGGCCGAACTCGCGCGCGTGATCCAGCGCGTCAATGCCGGCCTGCCTGACTACGCGCGCATCGGTGGCGTCCTGCGCCTGCCCGCGCCGCTGTCGATCGCGGCCGGCCTGCTCACCGCCAACGGCCGCCCGCGCCGCGAAGCCGTGCTCGCCCACTACGCCGAGGCCATCGCCGCGCGCCGCGCGCTGGGCCCGGATGCGGCCCTGATCGCCGCCACTGCATCGACGCACTCCACCTCTCGCCCCCAGGAGATCCCCGCATGA
- a CDS encoding iron-containing redox enzyme family protein, translating into MSFHTRLLAETARERAELQSLPIVQRALAGRIRREEYAAFLGQAYHHVRHTVSLLMACGARLPASHEWLRRAVAEYIEEEIGHEEWILDDLEALGEDRARWAASTPLHATEMMVAYAHDGIARVSPLSFFGMVLVLEGTSVALATRAAEAIEHSLGLPRTAFTYLRSHGDLDIEHTGFYERLMDRIEDPAEQAVIVHAARRFYRLYGDIFRSIEAGPALAEAA; encoded by the coding sequence ATGAGTTTCCACACCCGACTGCTTGCCGAGACGGCCCGCGAGCGCGCCGAACTGCAGAGCCTGCCGATCGTGCAGCGCGCGCTCGCTGGCCGCATCCGCCGCGAGGAATACGCCGCCTTCCTCGGCCAGGCCTATCACCACGTGCGCCACACCGTGTCCCTGCTGATGGCCTGCGGCGCGCGCCTGCCGGCCAGCCACGAATGGCTGCGTCGCGCCGTGGCCGAATACATCGAAGAGGAGATCGGTCACGAGGAGTGGATCCTCGACGACCTCGAAGCCCTGGGCGAGGACCGCGCGCGCTGGGCGGCCAGCACGCCGCTGCACGCCACCGAGATGATGGTGGCCTATGCGCACGACGGCATCGCGCGGGTCTCGCCGCTGTCCTTCTTCGGCATGGTGCTGGTGTTGGAAGGCACCAGCGTGGCGCTGGCGACGCGCGCGGCCGAGGCGATCGAACACAGCCTCGGCCTGCCGCGCACGGCGTTTACCTACCTGCGCTCGCACGGCGATCTCGACATCGAACACACCGGCTTCTACGAGCGTCTGATGGACCGCATCGAAGACCCCGCCGAGCAGGCCGTGATCGTTCACGCCGCGCGTCGCTTCTATCGACTGTACGGCGACATCTTCCGCAGTATCGAGGCCGGCCCCGCGCTGGCGGAGGCCGCGTGA